Genomic segment of Lemur catta isolate mLemCat1 chromosome 2, mLemCat1.pri, whole genome shotgun sequence:
CCGGGACGTCCTAGATCTGGGCTGCAATGTGGGCCACCTCACCCTGAGCATTGCCTGCAAGTGGGGCCCGTCCCGCATGGTGGGCCTGGATATTGATGCAAGGCTCATCCATTCGGCCCGCCAAAACATCCGACACTACCTGTCCGAGGAGCTGcgtctcccacctcagccttctgagggGGACCCAGGAGCAGATGGTGAGGAAGGGACCACCACTGTTCGAAAGAGGAGCTGCTTTCCAGCCTCACTGACAGCCAGCCGGGGTCCCATCGCTGCACCCCAAGTGCCCTTGGATGGAGCGGACACATCAGTCTTCCCCAACAATGTTGTCTTCGTCACGGTAAGAGGGTCCAGAGGCTCTTGGAATAGGGGCCAGCTATGAAGAGGAGATTAAATGGGAATGTGGCAGGGGAAAGACATGACCCAGAGGGGGTTTTGTGCATTCATTCCTTGCTAGGAGAACCAGATCCTCAAGAGAAGGGTATGGATTGGTGAGTGAGAGCCTCTGCTGGATGTCTTTCTCCTCTGATAACCTGGAAAGGTGTGGGGCTTTAACCCCTGAGGACCTTCCTCATGACTGCAAGGATCTTTTCCCCAAGATAGAGGGTGACTCTTTTTACCCTGCTCCCAGCCTGGACTGTAATCCAGACCGATCCACCTTCCCTTGAAGGCTGCTGCTGCTCACTAGGGAATTCGGTCCAGGTAGAAACTTGTCCTCAAATTTCTTAACAGACCATGAGAGATGGGTGTCATACATGTAATGTCTGGTGGGGGGTGGAGATTAGGGTAGTGGTAGACTGATATTTACAGTTGTTTTCCTTTAACAGGCACCTTGTTTACATCAGCTGCTTTTGTTTCCCTAGACAGAATTCGTTGAAGAGTGTCAGTGGTCAGGAGTCCAGTGGCTTGGCTTTAGATCATCTCCACGTTAACCCTAGAtagtgggagggggaagagtcAGAGACTCCTCTGCAGAGAGGGGAGGGTACTGTGCCTGGCAAAGTGTCTGTCCCCTGACAGCCCATAGCTCCCCACAGAATACTCATCAGGCCGTCGGCCAGAATATTTGGTGGTGTATTTGGGTTGAGCCTGAAGAATGGACTTTCCAGTGGGTGGTGATGAGCTTATCATCTAGAAAAGGTTTCCTAAGGGATGTGGCTCTTCATTTCtctcacagaaaggaaaaaataagcctGAAATTTTGCCAGCCCCAACTACAGGGAGGGAACCACGGGTCTCTCTTTGAAACCTGGGTACTCTTGCATAACATTGTCACTCTGCTTAATATTTGTGGGTGGGAATAAGCATAGGATAGGGTCTTGGGAGAACTCTGGCATCTCCCACTGTAATTTGACCCCAGCTTGGATGACTTCATGGATGGATAATTTGCCCCATTTAAAATTACCCAGGCTCCTTTTTTTATGCTTGTTTGGTTTACCATCAGTAGGAAGCAGAGAGGCAAGAGAGAGTAGAGAGAAAGTGAGACTCAGAGGGCACCATTTGGGAGTCAGTCTGAGAAGAATGTGACCACAAGCTAAAGTGAGGCTGCAGGACTTTGTCTCTGAGGCTGCAGAGGGGGTTATATGGGGGCTGTGGTTCTTGTAATCCTTCTGTTGACCTCCCCCAATTCTTCCCCTCAGGGTAACTATGTGCTGGATCGAGATGAGCTGGTGGAAGCACAAACGCCAGAGTATGATGTGgtgctctgcctcagcctcaccaaGTGGGTGCATCTGAACTGGGGAGATGAGGGGCTGAAGCGCATGTTTCGCCGGATCTACCGGCACCTACGTCCTGGGGGTATCCTGGTCCTGGAGCCCCAACCCTGGTCATCCTATGGCAAGAGAAAGACTCTTACGGTGAGTTGGGTTTCAGTGGAAATGGGGAATGATTGTTCCTTTGGTGGAGGCAAGAAATGCCTCAAGGAAGCAGAAAAAGGACTTCCTGAACAAGCTGAAAAGGCCCCCCAGGGGGGGCATCACCCTtggccaggggaggaggcagcaaGCTGAAGTGGTCCCCTGTCTTTCTCCCTAGGAAACAATCTACAAGAACTACTATCGAATCAAGCTGAAGCCAGAGCAATTCAGTTCCTACCTGACGTCCCCAGAGGTGGGCTTCTCTAGCTATGAGCTTGTGGCCACACCCCACAACACTTCTAAAGGTAAGGCTGGCTTATTTTGTTGGGGGAGGCGGTCTTGGCTGAGAGGGTACAGACCCTGTGGGGAGTCCTGAGGTCCTGCCAGCCCTTCTGATTGCACACTCTCCTCTCAGGCTTCCAGCGTCCTGTGTACCTGTTCCACAAGGCCCGTTCCCCCAGCCACTAAGTGGCCTCCTGAACAGAAAGTGTGAAGAGGCTGTCCTCACTGCTCCTAAGGACCTGGGGGAAGAGGAAAGTATTCTAAGGTCTTTCCTTTCTGACTCCAAAAATAGTTTCCTTTCTTGGATCTGCAGAGAAAGCTTTTCTTATTttgctgccccagcctcccctacACTTCTGGCACCTAAGCAGCAAGCCCAGCTGTGCTGGAgttaccaccatcatcatcatcatcatcatccttccCGCCCCTAGTCTGCTGGGCTGGATGGCATGGACTGTTTGCTGACCTCTGTTCTCCTAGGgcatgggaggtgggaggtgtcAAATTCTCTAGCCCTTTCCTCCTGTTCTCCCAAGGAGAGAGATTCCCATTTCTCCTTGGCCCTTGTCCCTAGCTGCATTTCAGTGGACCACGGATAGATGGACTGAGGGTTAGAGGGGGAAGCTTGGCAGGGAGGCACACAGGTACTGTGAAAATCCTTCCCTCTGCTGTCCCCCAATAGGAGAAGGGGTTGGGTTTTGAATGTGAGAACAGCACAATAAACTTGATGTCTAGGGCAGTGGCCCCAACACCTGTGTCTGATACTTTCTAGCTGGTCGGGAAGGGATGGTGCCTCCCCATAGAACCTGGGCTTCCTCTCTGCCCATACTAGAGTCTCAAGGAAGACAGGTTTTTCAGTGTTCAGGATTGTTGACTGCTAGTCAAATCTACACACAAGTACACAGATCCCTAGTCAGGAAAAGGGGTGTAATGCAACTTTTGATGTGGAACTTGCAAGAAGAGTCCCATCTTCTTTCCTCCAAAAACCCTGTTGACAAATTTTGTGTGTGGGAGCTTTGGGCAGAAGGCTAATTTTGGAAGAGATAACAGTGGAGTTGGAGTGGAGGTAGAAAAAAGTACTTTGGACCAGAGTCACCTACCTGCTTAAACCCACCAACAACCTTTTTTGTGCTGTGGAATCAGATGTATAGGCAGTTAACATGAAGACTCTTCAGTGGCTCATCAAGTGTTACTGGAGCTTTGaacatttgttcaacaaatactgaaCACTCTTGGGTCAGGCATAAACAAGATGGGCAAAGCCCTTCaaggtaaaaagaaagataattttcacTGACTCAGTGCTGGCAGCTGCCTTGCAGGCTAATTGAGACAGGTATTCAGGGAAGGCCACCCTTTTAAATGATCAGAAATAAGTGGTGCGAAGGGACAAGTGTCATCAAAAACGTGGTGGCTGTGACTGAAGTTGGGGAAAGGCAGGGAAggtggtgaggggaggaggggtatCTAACCTGTGACTTGGACAGTGTTTTCCACTTGCTATGACTCTACCAAGTTCCTAAAAAGCCCAAAAACTCTACTTCCAGGCAGCTTCCAACCTGAGGCTACTGGACAAACCCCCGGAGGGGTTTTAGCCCCACCTTAGGGCTCCAAGAAGAGTCCCATTTGTTAGCAAAACcactttattctgaaaaatagttttaacacaaaaatatgaaCTCGTCATCCAGGGAGCTTTGAGGTCTAAGCTTCCCATCGCCTCAGTGTCCGATGCATGAGGAAGGTGTCCTCTGAAGGCCGGGGCCGGAGTTGAAGCCGGAGAGGGGGCAGACCATCCAGGGTCAAGTGTGGAGATTCATAAAATAGTGTTTCTGGGTCACACAGGATGGTCATGTCCGGCCCTGGCCCAGATGGCTCCTGTTGGAGTTGGGGCCCAAAGCCACGTTACACTCTGGGAAGAAGAATCCACgacgggggaggggaggagtatAGAGAGGAAGCCCCACGCCCTGGTCCCTTCACCTTTGGGGGCGGGGCTCGGGCCTGCGGCGGCAGAAGAGCCAATTTCTCCCTCAGTGCAGCGTTCAGAACCTGTTCCTCCGGTACCTGCAGGCTCACCAGGTCCCGGAAGAGCCGCTTGGAGCGCGGTACGTTCAGCCCTGAGACAACAGGGGGGGTGGAGGTGAGCGGGGTCCCTCACCCCCACTCCCGCCCTCCGCCGATCGCCTGCCCCCCCTCACCCTCCGACACGCTCTCCTCCAGGCCGCAGCGGATCTGGAAGGACTTTCTCAGCTGTTCCTCCACGGCCTTCGCGGCATCAAACTGGCTCCCTGCTGCGGCCCGCGCGGCCTGCAGCTCCAGGCTCAAGGCCAGACTGCTCTGCAGCGCGGGCACCTCCAGCTCCCGCGGCGCCGCGGGCTTGTCGCTCGGTGCAGCGCCTGGCAGCAGCGGCTCGGACCGTACTGGGGAAGGCGGCGCCAGGCGGAAACGGacctgggagcagagagcagggccGTGAAGAGGTGGGCGCGGGGTCGTCAACAGGATGGGTGCCAGGCCTTCCCCCGCTCACCTGCCTCCCCTTCCGAGTCCCTCCCCGCCTCTCCGCCCGCCCCTTCCGTCGTCCGGGGCTGCAGTTTCGTGGCTCGGGGCTCTCGGGCTGAGGGCTCAGGCTCAGGTCCAGGCCGGGCTCAGGCACTGGGGCTCGGGGTTCCTGGGCTCGGGGTTCTGGGGGTGGCCCCGGGACAGCCACGGCCTCCTCCCCTTCCACCGACTCCAGCTCTGACCCCCCAGAGCTAATCATCTTTAGAGTTGCCGAGGGGGTGCAGGGTCGCAGGGTCGCAGGCAGGCTAAGTTAGGGCCACCAGGCACCGCGTCGCCACCCCCTCTCTCCCGCCCTCCCAAGCACCGCTGCCGGGGCGGAGACAACACCCCTCCGCCCCACCCTATTGGTGCTCCTACAGCATCATTTCCTTTGCTCCGCCCCCAGCTTCCCGGCGGGCTTCCGCCTGCACAACCTTGGCACCGCCCCTAGGCCGAGGTATTTTAGAGCTGAAGCTCGTCGAAGCCCTACGGGTCCTCATCAGGGCCAATTCCTTTGAAAGTTCTGATGTAGTGTACCTGCTCGGCGGATCTTCGGTCGGCTTGTGCTGGGGTGCCGAGTGGGTCAGTCTTCTCTCCTGGGACGCCAAATGGGGCAGCTTTAACTTAACGGTCCAATGTTTCCGCGTCTAGACCACCCCCCTCGGGGCCTCCACGGCATTTCCGGGTGTTCAGTTGCCTCGGAACTCAGCCCAGAGCTTCCCTGGTGGGGGCGGGGCTCGCAgacccagccctgggctccctcctGGGACTCATGCAGTCTTGCGGCCTTTTGTGACTTATTTTTCCCTTCGAGAGTTCCCGAAAATATTAATCCGTATAAAAATAGATATGTGTATTCTcggtacagttttttttttaatgtcactaTATTTATTCTGGGCCCCAACCTTCTCCAGGTAGCCGAAGACCCCTGGACTGCGGAACAGGAGACTGGAGCTTCCACCAGCTCCCTAGGTTAACTTGGGGCACGTCCCTCAGTTCTATTGAGCTTCCATTTATTCTCATGCAACAGGTAATGAGTTGGATTCAGAAATCTTGAGGCTCTCCCAGAATGGACTGATGCTCAGTCAACAGACATGTTTGTGTACCACTTTTCAATTTAAGAGTTTTCACACCCTTTGTTTTATTGTTCCAGGAAATACTGTTGATGATCAAATAGAAGGAATAGCATAGCCTTTGTTTTACAAAAAAGGTTTTAAAGGAAGATCTTGAgaactgaactctgatcttttgcTCAAAATTCCTTCCTCCAAGGGGGCCTGATGAGTAATGCTCACAAATGGTAAAATCTCACTAGGCAAGGTTTTGTTAACCAAATATAgagtggtttacttcccaacctgaatCGCGTATAAGCATTAGCAGCACCTAAAACATAGAAAGCCCCtcatcttaactcaagcatcctAGCAGATCCTTACCTTAACTTGAAAGATCCTCCTGTCTGGACCTATCAGAGTGCTCACACCTTTATCTTAAATTAGGCatttcttttctggtcttttAGATAAAGCTTAACTCTCTCAGCCAATTGTCAGCCAAGGAATCTTTAAACCCAGCTATAGCCTGTAAGTCCCCCCCCCCcttttgagatgtcccacctttttgggccaaagcaatgtatgcctcccacatactgatttatgactttacctgtaaactctgtctccctgaaatgtataaaac
This window contains:
- the PPP1R35 gene encoding protein phosphatase 1 regulatory subunit 35, encoding MISSGGSELESVEGEEAVAVPGPPPEPRAQEPRAPVPEPGLDLSLSPQPESPEPRNCSPGRRKGRAERRGGTRKGRQVRFRLAPPSPVRSEPLLPGAAPSDKPAAPRELEVPALQSSLALSLELQAARAAAGSQFDAAKAVEEQLRKSFQIRCGLEESVSEGLNVPRSKRLFRDLVSLQVPEEQVLNAALREKLALLPPQARAPPPKEPSGPGPDMTILCDPETLFYESPHLTLDGLPPLRLQLRPRPSEDTFLMHRTLRRWEA
- the MEPCE gene encoding 7SK snRNA methylphosphate capping enzyme isoform X2 → MVGLDIDARLIHSARQNIRHYLSEELRLPPQPSEGDPGADGEEGTTTVRKRSCFPASLTASRGPIAAPQVPLDGADTSVFPNNVVFVTGNYVLDRDELVEAQTPEYDVVLCLSLTKWVHLNWGDEGLKRMFRRIYRHLRPGGILVLEPQPWSSYGKRKTLTETIYKNYYRIKLKPEQFSSYLTSPEVGFSSYELVATPHNTSKGFQRPVYLFHKARSPSH